A window of [Clostridium] innocuum genomic DNA:
CAGGTAGCGTAAATATGATTATATATGTCGTCACTTAGAAAGCTATGATATATGCCGCGAATCGATGTAAATCCATATCGGAGTAAAAGTGGTCTGACAGCAAGCCAGACAGGGAGATCAACAAGCTGATTACAATGTGAATCTATATGCCGGCAGGTAAATCCAAAAGCTATGAACCTTTGAATCTGCGCTTCCAATTCCTTTCGTAATGCAAAGACTTCCTTTTTAAATGCGGGTGATGAGACAGAATCTCTGTATGTATAAAGGGGAGATTTTGTATAAGACTCTTTCCTCATGAATTCAGGTATATAACAGAATTCACCATTTTTTACATATTTTGAATATTGCTTAATATCATCCGTTAAAGGGAATCCCTCGCTCAAATTCAGATGAAGTCCCGTCTTGTCTTGAAAACCATAATTATGTGCAATAGCCGCACCCTCTCTGCTCCCTCTTGAATTAACGATTAGTGTTGTCTGTGTGACATATCCCCGTTCAAAAGCTTTTAGAATACCATAATTGGACTCTTTCGTAAGTCCCAGATCATCTGCATTTATAATTATTTTCATACGCATACCTCCTATAGGAATTATAAAAGAAAAGCTGATTGGTATTAGTATATCTTTTTACATGAATTTTGATGAAAAGTAGAACCTATTAAGCCTGAGTAACCGGGCTATAATGAAGACACAAAGAAAGGCGGTGTTGCAGAATGGTCATAACTAGAAACCAGTATATGATATTAAAATTTCTACTATCGAATCAGAACAAGTGCAGTTATTTTCAGCTGCTGAATCAAACAGGCTGTAATAAAGAAGAACTGGATGCAGCACTACACGATTTACAATACAATATGCGCGGGATTCTTCGTATTGAAAAAAAGAAAGAAGTGGTGAAAGCTGAAATTAAGGATAAGGAAAAGCTTTTTGCACTTATGGATAAGAAAGACAATATACTGGACAGAAACATAAAAGAGGAGCGCTATAATCAGATTGTTAACAGACTGATACGATATAAGGATAAAGGGAAAGGGTATGTCAGTCTTGAACGACTTGCTGAGGATTTATTTATCAGCAGAAGTACCTTGATCAAAGATATGAGCGTTGTAAAACATAGTATCAGCGCATACCAGCTATCAATTAAAGGAATTACAAAAAAGGGAATTACAATCAATGGGAATGAAACTAATATCAGGCTGTTTATATTAAATCATTTCTTTCAGCTGTATAGGGACAGTCAGGCTCATCCTGTGTGTTTACATAATAGAATTCTGTATTTAATCGAAGAAATAGCCAATCATTTCATGATAGATCAGCACACAAAGGAAATATTCGAAAGAGTGATTCAGATAACGATAATACGATGCGGTTTCAATCAGCATATCCTGCAATCCACAGCATATTTTCACAGCTCCTATCAGGAGGATCCACTACTTGTTGAATTAAAAGCCGGTATTTCTGCATTGGTTGAAATCAATGATTATGATTTTGAATTTCTGTGCTTTCCTCTTTATCTTGGTTCGACAAAAAGACCGCGTAATGAAAAAAGTGAAGTGGATCAAATGCTGGAAAATATGCTGGATAGGATTTATACGGAATATCAATTTTATCTGGATAAGGTTTTCATAGATGAGGAAATTAAAAGTCATCTCTCCTATATGATCAATCGCATCCTGTTTCATATGCCGCCGTCTGTATCCATGGATGAGAAAATAGAAGCGAATTATCCATTTGCATATCAAATTTCAAAAAGTGCATGCGATGTGCTTGAACAAAAGCTTCAGGTACATATCAACGCACAGGAAATCGCATATCTGGCATTGTATTTCCAAATGGCGATACAGAAGAAGTACAATGCTTCTAAAAAATTCGGTGTTGTAC
This region includes:
- a CDS encoding ChbG/HpnK family deacetylase: MKIIINADDLGLTKESNYGILKAFERGYVTQTTLIVNSRGSREGAAIAHNYGFQDKTGLHLNLSEGFPLTDDIKQYSKYVKNGEFCYIPEFMRKESYTKSPLYTYRDSVSSPAFKKEVFALRKELEAQIQRFIAFGFTCRHIDSHCNQLVDLPVWLAVRPLLLRYGFTSIRGIYHSFLSDDIYNHIYATWLQSELQSTGLKHLSYISSIPKYLKYKQRLSGESIIELYVHPVLFDDVLIDNFTGGISLDDNISQLSTYNPYTYFQL
- a CDS encoding PRD domain-containing protein codes for the protein MVITRNQYMILKFLLSNQNKCSYFQLLNQTGCNKEELDAALHDLQYNMRGILRIEKKKEVVKAEIKDKEKLFALMDKKDNILDRNIKEERYNQIVNRLIRYKDKGKGYVSLERLAEDLFISRSTLIKDMSVVKHSISAYQLSIKGITKKGITINGNETNIRLFILNHFFQLYRDSQAHPVCLHNRILYLIEEIANHFMIDQHTKEIFERVIQITIIRCGFNQHILQSTAYFHSSYQEDPLLVELKAGISALVEINDYDFEFLCFPLYLGSTKRPRNEKSEVDQMLENMLDRIYTEYQFYLDKVFIDEEIKSHLSYMINRILFHMPPSVSMDEKIEANYPFAYQISKSACDVLEQKLQVHINAQEIAYLALYFQMAIQKKYNASKKFGVVRSTGRSISKLVEDRIRLMFYEGCEFIEIEESQISELNPEEINAIFTLNPIYIDSRIPIILLSNIFDSEYIAHIVNQGEQRTLLANSDIVYHKNIIEVNDRIHAYNQNIVDILANLYKQELINKEFKDVILTLDEKKFSYVSAYMPHAILKGQNKYLLSMTLYLSAKKKQQYQLICLIGIPENVRDGKEFLIVQIYDYIFDIINQFSEASQQRSDLRTVIEKLEKEGNL